The following are encoded in a window of Phaseolus vulgaris cultivar G19833 chromosome 3, P. vulgaris v2.0, whole genome shotgun sequence genomic DNA:
- the LOC137806480 gene encoding uncharacterized protein isoform X1, which yields MALSTLLLLTLFFLPLVKAREVVIAEDGYTVTTVFDGNKHHTAPYIVLQRPFSSDLILLDSVNSTFYTAQFPISQEVVFTRLSGDGSVGYLDGDVGSARFAKPRSFAFDLRGNVYVADKSNRAIRKISAKGVTTIAGGFSDQSGTKDVPALNASFSNDFDLTFIPGMCALLVSDHMHRLVRQINLKEEDCTLGSKSGLGAVMTWTLGLGLSCILGLVIGFAVRPYIISNKGPNPCHCKGTWKHCLTSLGKQTPILFYGAKSAIASCSCSSVYTIMVRFWRLSLSHFVCLSRIRINIVSPRPHLESVSLLDLDACNSGEVTKPGKYYDQLKDLMSFDEDSTKGSFNKGNDSRGRRNVCHEGDLLIKANMGFVEPPKDNILNPESSVCNMGIVKRR from the exons ATGGCTCTTTCTACCTTACTCTTACTCACTCTCTTCTTCCTCCCACTCG TTAAGGCCAGGGAAGTCGTCATCGCCGAGGACGGTTACACCGTCACCACCGTGTTCGACGGCAACAAGCATCACACAGCTCCTTACATCGTCCTCCAGCGACCCTTTTCTTCCGATCTCATCCTTCTCGATTCTGTCAACAGCACTTTCTACACAGCGCAATTCCCCATTTCCCAAG AAGTCGTTTTCACGAGGCTTTCAGGAGATGGGTCTGTGGGGTATTTGGATGGTGACGTTGGTTCAGCTCGGTTTGCTAAACCCAGAAGCTTTGCTTTTGATCTTAGAGGGAATGTGTATGTTGCTGACAAGTCCAACCGTGCAATAAGGAAAATTAGTGCCAAGG GTGTGACCACAATTGCTGGAGGGTTCTCAGACCAGTCAGGCACAAAGGATGTCCCTGCACTTAATGCATcattttcaaatgattttgacCTGACCTTCATTCCGGGGATGTGTGCTTTGCTAGTGTCAGATCACATGCATCGATTGGTCCGCCAGATTAATTTGAAGGAGGAGGATTGCACCCTTGGTTCTAAATCTG GGCTAGGTGCAGTTATGACTTGGACTCTTGGATTAGGACTTTCATGTATACTTGGCTTGGTAATTGGGTTTGCAGTGCGCCCTTACATCATCTCTAAT AAAGGCCCCAATCCCTGCCATTGCAAAGGGACATGGAAGCATTGCCTAACCAGTCTGGGGAAGCAAACTCCGATACTCTTCTACGGTGCCAAAAGCGCAATTGCTAGCTGTAGCTGCTCCTCTGTTTACACGATCATGGTGAGGTTTTGGAGATTGAGTCTCTCACATTTTGTTTGCTTGTCTAGAATTAGAATAAACATAGTTTCTCCAAGGCCACATCTGGAGTCTGTGTCTTTGCTAGATTTAGATGCCTGCAATAGTGGTGAGGTAACAAAACCAGGTAAGTACTATGACCAATTGAAGGATTTGATGAGTTTTGATGAAGATTCAACCAAGGGATCCTTCAACAAAGGCAATGATAGCAGAGGAAGGAGGAATGTGTGCCATGAAGGTGATCTCTTGATAAAGGCTAACATGGGCTTCGTAGAGCCACCTAAAGATAACATTCTCAATCCAGAATCATCTGTGTGTAATATGGGTATTGTGAAGCGTAGATGA
- the LOC137839018 gene encoding uncharacterized protein, translating to MKDKGVPSSSAMSSSGKSSNRYNNSPPKRKTSDVKCFKCLGRGDYAAEFPTKKTMYMLSNGQIDNEPSSEEEKEDVEVELDALEGDLLMIRRLLGSKMQAMDQTQRENIFHTRCSIQGKICSLIVDGGSCTNVASSRLVTKLNLETKPHPRPYKLQWLSEDGEMTVSKQVEVNLSIGQYNDNVLCDVVPMEATHILLGRSWQFDTKAIHDGFTNKISFMQNNKKIILKPLSPREEIQTQVEELMNKGWVQETMSPCVVPVILVPKNDGYWRMCIDCRALNNITIKYRHPIPRFCTEQIAFLGFVVSAKGVQVDYEKVKAIQELCLHHVEFAYNMVVDNTSNCDPFEILYGLNPLTPIDLLTMPNISVLKHKDTQAKVDYVRKQHKKVEAQVEGKGECSSKQVNKGRKKVIFDLGDRVWVHMRKEMLTRQRKSMLQSRRDGPFQVLEMINDNAYKIDLSSKYNMSSTFNVSDLSPFISGDETLDLTSSLFQEGGNDADIQAQGPRTTRLEYLNSRPNTEYQPNHWDK from the exons ATGAAGGATAAAGGAGTTCCCTCAAGTTCAGCCATGTCTTCAAGTGGGAAGTCATCTAATAGATATAATAATTCACCACCTAAAAGGAAGACAAGTGATGTCAAATGTTTCAAATGCTTAGGAAGGGGAGATTATGCTGCAGAATTtccaacaaaaaaaactatgtACATGTTATCAAATGGACAAATAGACAATGAACcttcaagtgaagaagagaaggaGGATGTAGAGGTGGAGTTGGATGCATTGGAGGGTGATTTGTTGATGATTCGAAGGCTTTTAGGAAGCAAAATGCAAGCTATGGACCAAacccaaagggaaaatattttccatactagATGTTCCATTCAAGGGAAAATATGTTCACTCATAGTTGATGGAGGAAGTTGCACCAATGTAGCTAGCTCAAGACTAGTTACCAAATTGAATTTGGAGACAAAACCACACCCAAGGCCATACAAgcttcaatggcttagtgaagatgGAGAGATGACAGTGAGTAAACAAGTGGAGGTGAACCTATCCATAGGACAATATAATGACAATGTCTTGTGTGATGTGGTTCCAATGGAGGCAACTCACATTTTGTTAGGGAGGTCATGGCAGTTTGACACCAAGGCTATTCATGATGGTTTCACCAATAAAATCTCTTTCATGCAGAATAATAAGAAGATCATTCTCAAACCCTTATCTCCTAGAGAG gaaaTCCAAACTCAAGTTGAAGAATTGATGAACAAAGGATGGGTACAAGAGACCATGAGCCCATGTGTTGTTCCAGTAATTTTGGTGCCTAAAAATGATGGTTATTGGAGGATGTGCATAGATTGTAGAGCACTCAATAACATTACCATCAAGTATAGACACCCTATTCCCAG ATTTTGTACTGAACAAATTGCGTTCTTGGGTTTTGTGGTAAGTGCCAAAGGTGTTCAGGTAGATTATGAAAAAGTGAAGGCTATCCAAGAATTATGTTTACatcatgttgagtttgcttacaatatgGTTGTTGACAACACATCGAATTGTGATCCATTTGAAATTTTGTATGGATTAAATCCTTTAACTCCAATAGATTTGTTAACTATGCCTAACATTTCTGTTTTAAAGCATAAAGATACACAGGCTAAGGTTGACTATGTGAGAAAGCAACATAAAAAGGTTGAAGCACAAGTTGAAGGAAAAGGTGAATGTTCTTCTAAACAAGTTaacaaaggaagaaagaaagtaatCTTTGATCTTGGAGATAGGGTCTGGGTGCACATGAGGAAAGAAATGTTAACTAGACAAAGAAAATCCATGCTCCAATCTAGACGGGATGGACCTTTTCAAGTGTTAGAAATgattaatgacaatgcctaCAAGATTGATCTTTCAAGTAAGTACAATATGAGTAGCACTTTTAATGTGTCTGATTTGTCTCCTTTTATTTCAGGTGATGAAACTTTGGATTTAACTTCAAGtctttttcaagagggagggaatGATGCGGACATCCAAGCCCAAGGGCCACGCACAACACGATTGGAATATTTGAACTCAAGACCAAATACAGAGTATCAACCTAACCACTGGGACAAATGA
- the LOC137806480 gene encoding uncharacterized protein isoform X2, whose protein sequence is MALSTLLLLTLFFLPLVKAREVVIAEDGYTVTTVFDGNKHHTAPYIVLQRPFSSDLILLDSVNSTFYTAQFPISQVVFTRLSGDGSVGYLDGDVGSARFAKPRSFAFDLRGNVYVADKSNRAIRKISAKGVTTIAGGFSDQSGTKDVPALNASFSNDFDLTFIPGMCALLVSDHMHRLVRQINLKEEDCTLGSKSGLGAVMTWTLGLGLSCILGLVIGFAVRPYIISNKGPNPCHCKGTWKHCLTSLGKQTPILFYGAKSAIASCSCSSVYTIMVRFWRLSLSHFVCLSRIRINIVSPRPHLESVSLLDLDACNSGEVTKPGKYYDQLKDLMSFDEDSTKGSFNKGNDSRGRRNVCHEGDLLIKANMGFVEPPKDNILNPESSVCNMGIVKRR, encoded by the exons ATGGCTCTTTCTACCTTACTCTTACTCACTCTCTTCTTCCTCCCACTCG TTAAGGCCAGGGAAGTCGTCATCGCCGAGGACGGTTACACCGTCACCACCGTGTTCGACGGCAACAAGCATCACACAGCTCCTTACATCGTCCTCCAGCGACCCTTTTCTTCCGATCTCATCCTTCTCGATTCTGTCAACAGCACTTTCTACACAGCGCAATTCCCCATTTCCCAAG TCGTTTTCACGAGGCTTTCAGGAGATGGGTCTGTGGGGTATTTGGATGGTGACGTTGGTTCAGCTCGGTTTGCTAAACCCAGAAGCTTTGCTTTTGATCTTAGAGGGAATGTGTATGTTGCTGACAAGTCCAACCGTGCAATAAGGAAAATTAGTGCCAAGG GTGTGACCACAATTGCTGGAGGGTTCTCAGACCAGTCAGGCACAAAGGATGTCCCTGCACTTAATGCATcattttcaaatgattttgacCTGACCTTCATTCCGGGGATGTGTGCTTTGCTAGTGTCAGATCACATGCATCGATTGGTCCGCCAGATTAATTTGAAGGAGGAGGATTGCACCCTTGGTTCTAAATCTG GGCTAGGTGCAGTTATGACTTGGACTCTTGGATTAGGACTTTCATGTATACTTGGCTTGGTAATTGGGTTTGCAGTGCGCCCTTACATCATCTCTAAT AAAGGCCCCAATCCCTGCCATTGCAAAGGGACATGGAAGCATTGCCTAACCAGTCTGGGGAAGCAAACTCCGATACTCTTCTACGGTGCCAAAAGCGCAATTGCTAGCTGTAGCTGCTCCTCTGTTTACACGATCATGGTGAGGTTTTGGAGATTGAGTCTCTCACATTTTGTTTGCTTGTCTAGAATTAGAATAAACATAGTTTCTCCAAGGCCACATCTGGAGTCTGTGTCTTTGCTAGATTTAGATGCCTGCAATAGTGGTGAGGTAACAAAACCAGGTAAGTACTATGACCAATTGAAGGATTTGATGAGTTTTGATGAAGATTCAACCAAGGGATCCTTCAACAAAGGCAATGATAGCAGAGGAAGGAGGAATGTGTGCCATGAAGGTGATCTCTTGATAAAGGCTAACATGGGCTTCGTAGAGCCACCTAAAGATAACATTCTCAATCCAGAATCATCTGTGTGTAATATGGGTATTGTGAAGCGTAGATGA
- the LOC137806479 gene encoding uncharacterized protein — protein sequence MHCTFPLLSLLPFPLHSFRSLENTLPFLSFPFLSFFSFLQTPTLPQKKKHYHLLFSLRTSELGFFHQLSSPPLFKPRILRTHSFGITQMGKYLLLRALTLLNLVLFSTLHVSAAPSTTSPAKIVSGFLSNAVPAVTKWVWSLKATTKAAVSSRSMMKFEGGFSVETVFDGSKLGIEPYAVEVLPSGELLILDSANSNIYRISSSLSLYSRPKLVAGSAEGYSGHIDGKLREARMNHPKGITVDDRGNIYVADTTNMAIRKISDSGVTTIAGGKWSRGGGHVDGPSEEAKFSDDFDVVYVGSSCSLLVIDRGNRAIREIQLHFDDCAYQYGSGFPLGIAMLVGAGFFGYMLALLQRRLCTIVASQDAQVPIITSSVPPSSYQKPLKSVRPPLIPAEYEPDKQEEGFFGSLGKLLANAGASMVEIMGGLFPSFRRKSLSHQFQRQPLLQQPQKQANVWPVQESFVIPDEDEPPSIDTRAPTPRKTYPFMSKDAEKMQQLQQSRAFYSGWDGDLNQQQQKHHHRQQYRSATPHTYYEQSHETTNEIVFGAVQEQDRRQEYVVIKPVNYGESLYDTPNHNVRSRMSFMGYGHRY from the exons ATGCACTGTACCTTTCCTCTTCTCTCTCTTTTGCCTTTTCCTCTTCACTCTTTTCGCTCACTCGAAAACACACTCCCTTTCCTTTCCTttcctttcctttctttcttctcctttctGCAAACACCAACATTACCCCAAAAAAAGAAACATTACCATTTGCTTTTCTCTCTTCGCACCTCTGAATTAGGGTTCTTCCATCAACTTTCTTCACCACCATTGTTCAAACCTCGCATTCTCCGAACCCACAGCTTCGGAATAACTCAAATGGGTAAGTACCTTCTGTTACGGGCTCTCACTCTCCTCAACCTCGTACTATTCTCCACCCTTCATGTCTCAGCTGCCCCTTCAACTACTTCTCCTGCAA AAATTGTTAGTGGGTTTCTCTCCAATGCCGTGCCTGCCGTCACCAAGTGGGTGTGGTCGCTCAAGGCCACCACCAAAGCGG CGGTTTCGAGCAGGTCGATGATGAAGTTCGAGGGTGGATTCAGTGTGGAGACTGTGTTTGATGGGAGCAAGCTTGGGATCGAGCCTTATGCTGTAGAGGTGTTGCCCAGTGGGGAGCTTCTCATTCTTGATTCGGCTAATAGTAACATTTATAGGATTTCCTCCTCGCTTTCTTTGT ACAGCAGGCCCAAGCTGGTTGCAGGGTCAGCTGAAGGGTATTCTGGACATATTGATGGGAAGCTCAGGGAGGCCAGGATGAACCACCCTAAGGGGATAACTGTTGACGACCGAGGAAATATCTATGTTGCAGATACTACGAATATGGCAATTAGGAAAATTAGTGATTCAG GGGTCACGACAATTGCGGGAGGAAAATGGAGCCGGGGAGGGGGGCATGTTGATGGACCAAGTGAAGAAGCTAAATTTTCTGATGACTTTGATGTGGTTTATGTTGGAAGTAGTTGTTCACTACTCGTCATAGACAGAGGAAACCGAgccatcagggagatccaactCCACTTTGATGATTGTGCCTATCAATATGGCAGTGGATTCCCACTTG GGATTGCAATGCTAGTTGGGGCTGGCTTCTTTGGTTACATGCTGGCATTATTGCAGCGAAGGCTTTGTACAATTGTAGCATCCCAGGAC GCTCAGGTTCCAATAATAACATCTTCGGTTCCTCCAAGTTCATATCAAAAGCCCTTGAAATCTGTCAGGCCTCCTTTAATTCCAGCAGAATATGAACCTGACAAGCAGGAAGAAGGCTTCTTTGGATCCCTCGGGAAGCTTCTTGCAAATGCCGGTGCATCAATGGTGGAGATAATGGGAGGATTATTTCCTTCTTTCAGAAGAAAATCGCTAAGCCACCAATTTCAAAGACAACCACTTCTCCAGCAACCTCAGAAGCAAGCAAATGTTTGGCCTGTGCAGGAAAGTTTCGTGATCCCTGATGAAGACGAACCTCCTTCGATTGACACAAGAGCTCCAACCCCTAGAAAAACCTATCCTTTCATGTCCAAGGATGCAGAGAAAATGCAACAACTGCAGCAAAGTCGTGCATTCTATAGTGGATGGGATGGAGATCTcaatcagcagcagcagaagcACCATCATCGCCAACAGTACCGATCGGCAACCCCTCACACTTACTATGAGCAGAGCCATGAGACAACCAATGAGATAGTGTTTGGGGCAGTTCAAGAACAGGATAGGAGGCAGGAATATGTGGTTATCAAGCCTGTGAATTATGGGGAGTCACTGTATGACACTCCCAATCACAATGTTAGGTCCAGAATGAGTTTCATGGGCTATGGCCACAGGTATTGA